In Accipiter gentilis chromosome 17, bAccGen1.1, whole genome shotgun sequence, one DNA window encodes the following:
- the RCN1 gene encoding reticulocalbin-1, whose protein sequence is MGSGGAGWCLALALLLLLPPAGLGKPTARQERARPGAAQHEDRPGFQYDHEAFLGKEEARSFDQLSPEESRERLGKIVDRIDDNKDGYLTTEELKNWIKRVQKRYIYENVAKVWKDYDLNKDNKIAWEEYKQATYGYYLENPEEFQDATDQHSFKKMLPRDERRFKTADLDGDLAATREEFTAFLHPEEFEHMKNIVVLETLEDIDKNEDGFVDQDEYIADMFANEEGGPEPDWVITEREQFSDFRDLNKDGKMDKEEIQHWILPQDYDHALAEARHLVYESDVDKDQKLTKEEVLDNWNMFVGSQATNYGEDLTRNHDEL, encoded by the exons atggggagcggcggggcgggctggTGCCTGGCGCTggcgttgctgctgctgctgccgccggccGGTCTGGGCAAACCGACAGCGCGGCAGGAGCGGGCGCGGCCCGGCGCCGCGCAGCACGAGGACCGGCCGGGCTTCCAGTACGACCACGAGGCCTTCCTGGGCAAGGAGGAGGCGCGGAGCTTCGACCAGCTCAGCCCGGAGGAGAGCCGGGAAAGGCTGGG GAAGATTGTGGATAGAATAGATGACAACAAAGATGGCTATCTCACAACAGAGGAGTTAAAAAACTGGATTAAACGGGTACAGAAACGCTATATCTATGAAAATGTGGCTAAAGTTTGGAAAGACTACGATCTAAACAAGGACAATAAAATTGCCTGGGAAGAATACAAACAAGCCACCTATGGTTATTATCTAG AAAATCCAGAAGAATTCCAAGATGCAACTGATCAGCACAGTTTTAAGAAAATGCTGCCCAGAGATGAAAGACGATTCAAAACTGCAGATCTGGATGGAGACTTAGCTGCCACTCGTGAAGAATTCACTGCTTTCCTTCACCCAGAGGAGTTCGAGCATATGAAAAACATCGTTGTCTTA GAAACCTTAGAAGACATAGACAAAAATGAGGATGGTTTTGTGGATCAAGATGAGTACATTG ctGATATGTTTGCAAATGAAGAGGGTGGACCAGAGCCTGACTGGGTAATTACAGAACGTGAACAGTTTTCAGATTTTCGTGACCTCAACAAGGATGGAAAGATGGACAAAGAGGAGATTCAGCACTGGATTCTCCCACAAGACTATGATCATGCACTAGCTGAAGCCAGGCACTTAGTCTATGAATCGGATGTAGACAAG GATCAAAAACTAACAAAAGAGGAGGTTCTAGACAACTGGAATATGTTCGTTGGAAGTCAAGCTACTAATTATGGGGAGGACCTCACAAGAAACCATGATGAACTATGA